The Candidatus Saccharimonadales bacterium nucleotide sequence TGTATCTGACACTTGGTATGTCATACCAATAGTAAAAGCCAGATAGGCAAAATCACTATACTTTGGTGACTCTGAACCATTAAAATCTATTCCACCTTCAACATCACTGTAGTAGAGCCGGGCATACCTAAGCGCAAATGTCGTATGCACCATTGCCCAGGAAACAATAACGCTGATGAGTCCAAGTAAGATATCTATCACTTTATCATTCCCGCTGCCACTTCCTGCATGAACAATTAGAAATACGATTGTCCCAAGGCTAGCAACACTTGCAACGAGGAGAAGTACGTCAGCGAGTGCTCTGCCGGGATTCTCACGAACTGCATGTGACTTTGTTGTTTTACTATCCATTGGAAGAACTGTGAGCCATACCCAGCCAGCATATATAAGGGCGGTGACGTCCCAGGAAATGAGAAGGGCAAACTTTACCTGATTCATTACACAGAGAATAATTCCAGTGACGACGCCGATAAGTAGAGCTACTATTAGTCTTGTTAAAGCCGAAGTCGCCTGTGGTGTTTTTTTCGTAGGAATAACAAAGTCTCCGTTAGTTTAATGAACTTAGTATACTGCTAATTATCGATATACGTACAGTTATTAGACACATAACTCCTCTGTTCTGATATAATACCAAGCGTAGTATGGCGCGTTGGCGGAGTAGTTACGCAGCAGTCTGCAAAACTGTGTACACGAGTGCAAATCTCGTACGTGCCTCCATATTACGCGCGGATGGTGGAATTGGTAGACACGAGAGACTTAAAATCTCTTGCCCTAAACCGGCGTGCGGGTTCGATTCCCGCTCTGCGCACCAAATTTAGACATGTAACCTCGCTAATATAGTGAGAAAATAGTATAATAGAAGAGTAAACACGCACGACGCGTAGTAATAATCTAAAGGGGAACAAAATGATTGCAGTATGGATTATCATCGGAGTTGTCGTTCTATTGGGACTATTCCTATGGATGACATATAACGGACTAGTAACACTGAAGATCCGTGTTGACGAAGCTTGGAGCGATATTACCGTTCAGCTAAAACGTCGTGCTGATCTTATCCCAAATCTTGTCAATAGCGTTAAGGGTTACGCTGCACACGAAAGTGGCGTATTTGAAGCAGTCACAGCTGCGCGTTCAAATGTTATTAACGCAAAAGGCGTAAAAGATACTGCTGTTGCAGAAAATCAGCTCGAAGGAACTCTAAAAAGTCTTTTCGCCGTTGCTGAAGCATACCCAGATCTTAAAGCGAACCAAAACTTTATCCAACTTCAGGATGAACTTGTTGATACTGAGGATAAAATTCAAGCTTCTCGCAGATTTTATAACGGTGGAGTACGTGACCTAAACACTAAGATTACATTATTCCCAAACAACATTTTTGCCGGCATGCTAGGATTCAAGTCACGCGAATTCTTCGAAGTTGAAGATCAAGCTGCTATCGAAAATCCTGTTGAAGTTAAGTTCTAATTAGGAATTCTAAACTTTAGTGTATAAAGCAATTGCAGCCAACAAACGAAACACGGTCTTCATTATGGCCGTGTTTGTTGGTATCATCGGCGCTATTGGCTGGGCACTGAGTTATTACTATGGAAACAGATCAATCACGTACATTGTTATCGGTATTGCGATGCTCTATGCACTCATTCAGTACTATGCTGCTGGCTCACTTGCTATCGCAATGTCTGGCGCGAGAGAAATTGAAAAGAAAGATAATCCAAGACTGTATCGTATAGTTGAAAATATTGCTATTACTGTCGGGCTTCCAACACCAAAAGTATATATTATCGATGACCAAGCGCCCAATGCTTTTGCGACTGGTCGCGATCCAAAGCATGCAATTGTCGCTGCCACAACTGGTCTTCTTGAAATTATGGACGATAGGGAGCTAGAAGGTGTCATCGCTCACGAGATGGGGCATGTTCAAAATTATGATATTCGTGTGAGTATGATAGCTTTTGGACTGGTCAGTGCTATCGGTATTTTGTCTGATATCGCAATGCGGATGTTCTTCTTTGGTAATAACAACAACCGCGAAAATTCAAACCCGATTATTCTTGTCGTTGGAATTGTGATTGCAATTCTCGCGCCAATTATTGCGGCCATGGTGCAGCTAGCAATTAGTAGGCAGCGTGAGTACCTTGCAGATAGTACTGGCGCAATGACAACAAGGTATCCTGAGGGACTTGCAAGTGCGCTTGAGAAACTAGAAACCTATGGCCGACCAATGAAACGTCAAAACTCCGCGAGTGCTCATTTGTATTTTAGTAATCCTCTCAAGCCAGGCTTTTTAAGCGGTCTTTTTAGTACTCATCCACCACTTGCAGATCGAGTTGCACGACTCCGTGCAAACGAAAATAAGTTCTAAGAAAGCGAATGCTGCTATGCCGACGACACCTAAACGAGTAGTAAAGAAACAATCGAAAAAACAACCAATAAAGCAGATCGTTGATGAACCTGAATTAAAGCCAAGGAATATGCTAGCCGTGCAGTACTTAAAAGTAGTTCGTCGTACGCGTGAACTTGCAAATCGCCGCCCTCATCATAGTTTCCGTCGGACCCGTCGAAGAGACTACGCGCGCTCACTCACTCTTCCAGGATACTGGGCTTTTACAAAACAAGTCCGTCAAGCACTCTGGCGTAATAAGAAAATATTTTTAGCTGTTACTTTGCTGTACGCAGTACTTAGCGGTGTCCTTGTTGGCCTTGCATCTCAAACGACCTATACACAACTGGCTGGCCTTTTGAAGGACTCGAGTAACCAACTTCTACAGGGTAATGTTGATCAACTTGGTCAAGCCGTCATCTTACTTGGAACCGGCATACTTGGTGGTGTTAACCAAACGCCAACGGATGCTCAAAAGATATTTGCACCTCTTGTGGCACTTCTTATATGGCTCACAACGGTCTGGCTACTTAGGGCTATTCTTGCCGGTCATAAGCCGAGGCTTCGAGACGGCTTATATAATGCCGGTACTCCTATTGTTTCGACATTTCTTGTAAGCCTGATGTTTTTAGTGCAGCTCATTCCCGCGGGTTTTGCGACACTTGGATTCTGGGCTGCGACGCAGTCAGGCTTCATCGCAAATGGCGTTGAATCAATGGTTTTTTGGTTTGTTGCGATCCTTCTCATCGTCCTTTCGCTCTACTGGATTACGAGTACCTTTATTGCAATGATTGTCGTGACACTTCCTGGCATGTATCCGATGAGAGCACTTCGAACAGCGGGTGACATGGTCGTTGGGCGTCGCCTTCGCATTCTCCTTCGTCTCCTATGGCTTGTAGGTTTTCTAGTTGTCGCGTGGGCAATTGTTATGGTTCCAATAATACTTATTGATGCCTGGCTAAAAAATGTCTGGGCTAGCATAAACTGGATTCCGATAGTTCCTCTCGCCCTACTTGCCATGAGCTCATTTACAGTCGTGTGGGTGTCTGCATATGTATATTTACTCTACAGAAAGGTCGTTGATGATGACGCAACCCCAGCCTAGTAAACGCGCAGGTGAGCTACGCGATCTTCTTGCGGGCTATAGCTATAATTACCACGTACTCGATCAGCCGTCGGTCATTGATGCTGTCTATGACAGTCTGTTTGGTGAACTAAAAAAGATTGAAGCAGAAAATCCAGAACTTATTACACCAGACAGTCCTACTCAGCGAGTGGGCGGAGAGCTTCTGGGCGGTTTTCAAAAGGTAACGCATAGCTCAAGGATGCTGAGTCTTAATGATGTCTTTGACCGGGAAGAAGTAGAAGCATGGGTCATACGAATGGATAAACTTTTACCAGGTAGAACTCATGAATTCTTTGCCGACATAAAAATGGATGGTCTTGCCTGCGCGCTTATTTACCAGGATGGACTTCTTATGCAGGCAGTCACACGCGGGGACAGTTTTATTGGTGAAGACGTGACGGCAAATGTCAGAACGATTAAAAATATACCACTTCGTCTAAGAGCAAGTAAGCAGTATGACAAATTTCTTGTTGGTCGTACTGAAATTCGTGGTGAAATTGTGATGCTCAAAACAGACTTTAATAATCTTAATGAGACACGCAAAAAAAATAATGAATCACTTTTTGCAAATCCACGTAACCTAGCTGCAGGAACAATTCGTCAGCTCGATCCAAAACTCGTCGCAGCAAGGCCTCTTCATTTCCGTGCCTATGATTTGTTACGTGACGATCCGAGTGATATACCCACAAACATGTATGCTTACGAAGCTATTTCCGGGCTCGGTCTGACGCGAAATAAAGAAGCGAGTATTTTTACAAGCCTACCTGATGTCATGCATTTTGTTGATCATGTCGGTGATGTTCGAACTGACCTACCGTTTAATACAGACGGGCTCGTTATTAAAGTGAATAACCGTGCTCAGTTTGCTGAACTTGGTATAGTTGGCAAACAACCGCGTGGTGCAGTTGCGTATAAGTATGCAGCTGAACAGGCAACGACAATCGTAAAAGATATTGTTATCAGTATTGGGCGCACTGGCGCTGCAACACCAGTTGCTGTATTTGATCCTGTCGTTGTTGCTGGCACGACTGTGCAACATGCTAGTCTTCATAACGCAGATGAAATTGCGCGTAAGGATATTCGTATTGGTGATACTGTCATTATTTTTAAAGCCGGTGATATTATTCCACAAGTTGAGAGTGTCGTAAACGAGCTTCGTCCAAAGGATGCAAAAGCTTTTAATTATGAAGATGCACTCCACGAGCAGTATCCAGAGCTTGAATTCGAACGTTCCGGTAGCGACGTTGTCTACCGGGTCGTAGGAGCAAATAGTGATCTCATACTCAAGCGGTCTGTCGAGTATTACGCATCAAAAGGCGCGCTCGATATCGACACACTTGGTGAGAAGAATGTCGTTGCGCTTGTCGATGCAGGCCTCATTAAAGATACTGCAGATATTTACAGACTCACTGTCGAAGACCTGCTCAAATTAGATAGATTTGCTGATATTTCCGCGCGAAAACTCACTGATGCAATCGCTGATAAAAAGCAGCCACCACTTGAAAAGTTTGTACTTGGACTCGGTATCCGCCATGTTGGTATGCAAACGGCAATTGACCTCGCGAATCAGTTTGAATCGATCGAGAATCTTAGCAGGTCGACAATTGATCAACTTGAGGCAGTCGATGGTATCGGCAAGGTAGTTGCTGAATCAATTGTCGCCTGGTTTGCAGATCAGGATAACGAAGCGTTACTTGAAAAATTTACATCTCTCGGAGTACGACCTCATTTTGTTAAGAAGACAGGCAAACTTGTGGGTAATAACTTTGTTATTACAGGTACACTTGAAACAATGAGTAGAGACAGCGCAGCAGATGAAATACGTGCACTTGGTGGGACATTCCAAACAGCAATTGCAAAAGACACGACGTACCTTGTAACGGGTGGAAAAGTCGGGGCAAGTAAACTAAAAAAGGCCGAAAGCTATGGTACTAAGATCATCAATGAGCAACAACTTATCACTATTCTTCGTAGTGAAAAAGAGGTATAAAATGGTAACAATTCGTTTCGATAAATTGATTCGTGGAGCAATGCTCCCGATGTATGAAATGCTTGGGCAAAAAGCTGAATTTGTGGTTCTTCGTGGTGACAAGCTCGCTGCCGCAATTATTAAAAAAATTGTCGAAGAGGCACAAGAAATTCCAGCGAGTGGTGACATCGATAAAATAATTACTGAAATTGCTGACGTGGAACAAGGTCTAATTGATTTAAAGAAACTCCACGGCATTAGTGACGAACAAGTTGAGACTGCACGTCTTGCAAAGCTTGCTGAAAAGGGCGGGTTTTCTGAAGGAATTTTCGTGCATACTCTTACGCTAGATGAAGATGATAAATGGGTTTCCTATTACAGAAATGAACCTGATAAGTATGAAGAGATGAAAGTTAGCGGTAAAGACTTCGATATAACAACCGATAACCCATTACTACCAATAGGTGTATATCGCCATTATAAAGGTATGACGTATGAAATCATTGGCGTCGGACGTCATACTGAATCACTTGAAGACTATGCTGTCTACACTCCATTATATGAACATGATGGCCTACCAGATATCTGGCTCAGACCACTTCAAATGTTTATGGAAAATGTGAGCTTTGAAGGGCAATCGATTCCTCGCTTTTCAAAAGTAGATTAGTGTACGCAGTGTATATTCATCACTAGGTGAGTATAATAGTGAGTGATGCCAAAAAGAGCCAAAAAAGGGAAACGAAAATTATCAACCAAGCAATACATTTTTGCTATTGCTCGTGTTGCCGCACTTACATATAAAGCCGCACCTCTCGCGGTTATTATGCAGCTCATGGGTTCGATTGTAACTGCAGTACTCCCTATTATTACGACCTACTTTGCGGCGCTCACAACCACGTCTCTTGCTGAAGCATACGCAGGTAATCAGGCGGCTGGTGGACACGCCACTATCTACGTCTTTATTACGGCTGGTCTCGGTATTCTCATGACTGTATGGAACAGTGTAGAGCAATATGTCAGTCAGTTAATGCGTTACAGAGTTGAAGCAGCTATGAGTGATCGTATGTATGATCATTTCCTCGCACTCGATTTCTGGCGGTATGACGATAAAAAGACAGCAGATATTTTTGACCGTGCATCGCAGTTTGCAAGATTCTTCCCGTATGTTTTTGACCGACTTGCCGGCGTGATCACACAGTTTATTACGATGGTTGCGGGCCTGGCTGCTCTTCTGTTTGTTAGTTGGTGGCTAGGCGTTATTGCACTTGTTGCTGTTGTTCCGGGAATATATATTCAGTTCAAACTTTCCCGCGCCCAGGTTGCTCATTGGAATCAAAATGTTGAAACGAGGCGAGCGAAAAATATGATTGAATGGAATTTACTTCAGCCTCAGTATATCGCAGAACTTCGCCTTTATGGCATCGTACGATACCTACTCGATTTACGCATGAAACTTCGCGATAAAGACGAGAAGAAAAGAATTGAATTTGAACAAAAGTATATCTTCAAACGACTCGGCGCAGACGTTCTTGAGGCCGCAGCAGAAGTAACGGCGCTTCTTTGGATTGTTGGTGAAATTATTGCGCGTCACCAGCCAATTGGACAGTTCCTCTATGTACAACAAGTTGTGTCCCGCGCACTTGGCGGCGCGAGTGGATTTGTATCACAAATCAGCACCATTGACGAAGATCTTGCAAACCTATTTGACTACCAAGAATTCATGGAGCTTCCAATTCGCCTTGGTGGAGACAGAAAGCTCCTAGATCTTCCACAGTCTATCGAACTACAGGACATTACATTTTCCTACCCACATGCTAAGACGGATGTGCTAAAGGGCGTATCTCTTACTATTAAAAAGGGCCAACACGTGGCGATCGTTGGAGAGAACGGTGCGGGTAAGTCGACACTCATTAAAATTCTCACAGGTCTTTATACGCCTACGAAGGGAAGGATTCTCCTTGATGGACAGGACCTTGAATCAACCGCGATTGATTCCTGGCATAAGCAATTGGGCGTTCTCCAACAAGAGTTTATTAGCTACGGCTTTGCAACAGCAAAAGAGAATATCTATTTTGGTGATGTGACAAGTCCTCTCGATAAGAAACGACTGAGCGATGCGATGGATAGAGCTGAGGCACGGACATTTCTTGAAAAGTTGCCACGCGGCATAGAGAGTTACGTGAACACATGGATGGAAGACGACGAGGGGAATAATGGGACTGATCTTTCAGGCGGTCAGTGGCAGAGGCTTGCGCTTGCTCGTAACTTCTATAGAGATAGCCCAATGATCATCCTCGATGAGCCAACTTCAGCTATTGATGCGCTTGCTGAATCAAGAATCTTTAAACATTTATTTGAAGATCACTCTCGAACGGTTGTCACGATTAGCCACCGCCTGACAACGATTGAGAAGGCAGATATAATCTATATGCTACAGGATGGAAAGCTTGTTGAGCAGGGCACTCATGATGAGCTTGTAAACAAGCAAGGTGCTTACTATACAATGTTCGAATCTCAGCTACGAAATGGCTAATTGTACTTCTTACTAAAATAAGACTCATACGAGTCTTATTTTAGTAAGGATAGATCTATTAGATCTCTAAGAGATTAGCTCTGCTGCTTTTTTGGCACTGGAGCACCACCGTAAGCACTACCGCCGTAAGAGGCAACTGACGGTTTTTTTGACTTTATATCATCTGTAAGAAGATTTAATTTGCTAACAACAGCGGCCATGCCTGTCAATACACCAAAAGCTATCCCAGTATTACGTAGGAAATCTTTTCGATCCATTTCTTTTTGAAGTATTTTATCGGTTTGAATATTAAGCACAGTATTCCTTTTTTGAAATGCTAATGGTAACTACTGTTTTTATTCTAGGTCTGGTGACTTTATATGTCAATAGGGGTTTGACTGAGAGGTCGGTATACACCGTCAACATTTCTAACTCTTTGCTGTGGGCGAACGCTCATATCTCTTCCAGGTATGTTCATTTGAGCTGGAGCAGGCCTTTTAGGAATAATCTTTGACTGGATACCTTTAGGTGCAATATCAAAAGATTGCCTCCCCGTTGGTTGTTTGGGCACTTTTCGTATAGGCTCTACTTGTTGTGTGATCTCTTCTTCAATCATCCTAGCTCTCTTCTCAAAAAATTCTTCCATTGGAGATATATCAATTGCATCAACCGCAAACTTATTTAGCTCTGCCTCTTTTTTGCGACGGCGATTTGTCTTATATACAGATATCGAAACAGCGATAACTCCTGCTTGGTACATAAGAATAATAGGAAGCGCCATAATTGTTTGGTTTAGTACATCAGGAGTCGGGGTAATAAGTGCTGCTGCAATAAAGGCAATGAGAACCATGTATCTTTCGAATTTTAAAAGCCCGCCCGGCTTTAGAGGGTGTACCCAGTGAATAAATAGGAGAATGAGCGGTAGCTGAAAAAGAATACCAAGGCCAGCGGTATATGCGAGGATAAAGTTTAAGTATGAGTCAGCAGTAAGTGATGGATTAACATAGCCATCTGCAAACGTATTGAGGAAATTGAGCGCGCCTGGAATTGCATAGAAATACCCAAAGGCAGCCCCAGCAATCAGCAGTCCTATGGATGAGAGTAGTACGATGATAGAGTGCTTACGCGCACTCTTAGGTAGCGCAGGTGCCACAAAACGATATAGATGAAAGACAGCAAATGGAATAGTGATCGCTGCACCGACATACATAGTGACGGTAAAAATGAAACTAAATCCACCACCTGGATTGAGATAGATAAGCTTCTCATTACCAAGTGGCTTCAGAAGAAACGCAATCAACTGATCTTTGTAGTTATACGCGATACTGGAAGTACCGATAAAAATAACAGCCAAGAAGAAGATACGATTACGGAGTTCGCGAATATGATCGTGAAGCGTCGATGCCTGACTAGAGGCTACGTCACGCTTTTTTGTCATAGTTAGGCCTTATCTGAAGAGTCTGGTTTGTCAGATTTCTTTGCATCGTTAAACGCAGATTTTGATTCATCGAGTCCTTTGCGTAGTTCTTTTGCAGAACTACCTAGATTACGAGCAAGTTTTGGTAATTGGCTACCACCAAAAATCAACAAGATTATCACTAAAATAACGATCAGTTCAGGCGTCCCTAGCCCCAGGATATCGGCAAATTGCGATAAATTCATAGTATTCTTTCCTCCATTAGTCTATTATCTATATAATAGGACTTAAGCTTTAAAATGACAAGGACAATTGATGAACACATATACATTTAAATCAACATTTGCAGCTTCATCAGCTTACGGCGTTGGAGTATACGGCTGTGATAATTATACGCAGGGCTGTGAAGCAACAACTACTCAAACTCAGGGCTCTCTTGTGAGCACTGGTTCACCTTGGTTTATTCCCGTTATGTTAGGTGCCGCACTCATTGTCGCTGCCCTTATCTTGATTGTGACAAAATTAGTTCGTCGTAAAAATCTTAAAAAAGCCTAGAGGTATGCAAAAAGCAAAAAGCCGTATACGCCGTATTGGTATTGGTATCGCTGGTGGCCTCGTCCTTATTATTGGTGTCATCGCTATTCCATATCCTGGCCCTGGTTGGTTGATCGTATTTGCCGGTCTCGCAATTCTTGCAACTGAGTTTGCCTGGGCGCAGCGTCTTCTTGATGTTGCAAAAGGTAAGTACGATGCATGGCAGGCATGGCTAGCCCGTCAGTCATTTGTCGTAAAAGCGTTGATCTGGACACTGACTGCTTTTGTCGTGATCATAACAGTCTGGTTACTCAATGGCTATGGCCTTATCAACAACTGGCTTCATCTTGGACTTGACTGGGTGCAGTCACCACTCTTTCACTAAATAACTACTACAGAACAAAAGTTACATAAAACAAAATACCTCGCCGTAAGACGAGGTATTTTGTTTGTGTTGGTAGTAAACTACCAGCTACGCTGACGGAATGAACCGCCACCGTTGCCACCGCGGTCACCACCACGGTCGTTGCCACCGCCGAAGTCGCGTTTAGGGCGATCTTCTTTAGGGCGAGCTAGACCAACGCTAATAGCGCGGCCGTCAAGCTCTTTGCCGTCGAGTTGATCAACAGCTTTTTGGTTGTTAGCTTCGTCTGTAAATTCGACGAAACCGAAACCTTTAGATCGGCCACTGTCACGGTCAGTAATGACACGTGCGCTAGCGACTTCACCAATTTGCTCAAAGTGAGCTTTCAAACTATCGTCAGTAGTTGCGTAAGCAAGGCTACCGATGAAAAGATTTTGTTGTGCCATAAAAATATGTACTCTTTCTTGTTACTAACTTTCGTCAGATCGACCATGCGGCGATAGTTGACAAGAAGGAGTTACCGATAAGGGTAAACATCCGCTGCTTTTCTATTTCGCGTATGCTTCTGAACACTGCTATTTAAGCACATTTTTAAAAACAATACTAGCTTAAGCAGCTTTTAAAATGATAATATAGCTTGTGCTTTATATGTAAATGGTGCATAATTATTGACAAGCTGGTACGCCTACGGGGTGCCTCTGAGTACCAAAACAAACAAGTTTTAAAAACAAAAGCCGCGCCCTGGGTGGGCGCGTAACAGCCTAGAATGCTCGTCTATCACTGTAGAGACGAGCATTCGTTATATAGCATCGTTATCGAATACCCAATTCCTCATAAGTAGTTTAGGTGGATTTTTTAGATAGACTAATATCCTAGAGGGTATCTCGTTGACATCAAAAAGCTTATGCTCTATAACTACAGATAGTAGACTATGGAATATTCAGATACATTCATGTCCTTCCGTCGACGCATTTCAGCTTCCCGGAAATTACGGCATGAAACACTTCACGAAAAGAGGCCGGGTGCTGGATTTACTATTGTAGAGCTGCTTATTGTCGTGGTTGTCATAGGTGTCCTTGCCGCAATTGTTATTGTAGCGTATAACGGCGTCCAACAACGCGCTCGTGACGCTAACAGAATGAGTGATGTAACAGTTATAAATAAAGCACTAGAGCTCTACTATATAGATTATGGTAGATTTCCAAACGGCAGTGGATCGACTACGATCAACTCAGGTTGGAGTACGACAGCTGATGCTAGTTGGCAAAATCTTGCGACAGCGTTACAGCCATATTTAAGTAAGATACCTGTCGATCCAGTGAGTGCACCTAATTTATCACCACTTACGAATTCTGCTGGATATAACTATGCGTACTTCTCTAACACTAGTTCTGGGGTATCCTATTGTGGCGCAGCCCCTAATCAGATGTATATTTTAATATACCGATTTGAAAGCTCTTCTCAAACAACGACTCTTAACGGTGCATGCCCAAGTTCACCTTTAGGACCATATGGTGGCGCAAGTAACTATCGCATGAATAAGTCGTAGATGTATTAATAAGCTTAAAAGTAACTAAGATAGTGTAGATGCGCATCTACACACTGTGTAGTAATCTTTTATGCAGACTCTTTTAAGCTTGTGCTAAATCTATAGCAAGGGGTGGTCAGGAGGCATGTAATTTGTTATAATATACTCAGAGGAACCCATCATAAATGGGTATATTTTTATGAAAGACCCAAAATTTATCCGCAATATCGCTATTATTGCTCACGTTGACCACGGTAAGACCACTATGGTTGATGGTCTCTTAAAACAAAGTAATACGTTCCGTGACAACCAGGCTGAGATGAGCCAGGACCTTATTATGGACAGTGGTGACCAGGAACACGAACGTGGTATCACGATTACTGCTAAGCAGACTTCTATCTACCACGGTGATTACAAAATCAACATCATTGACACTCCAGGTCACGCCGATTTCTCAGGCGAAGTTGAACGTACACTTAACATGGCTGACGGTGTTCTGCTTGTCGTTGACGCCCAGGAAGGCCCAATGCCACAGACAAAATTTGTGCTAAGTAAAGCACTCGAACTTGGACTAAAACCAGTTGTTATTATCAACAAAATTGATAAACCATCACGTCGTATTGACGAAGTTATTGACGAAGTTTCTGACCTTTTCCTTGAACTTGCAATCGACGATAGTCAACTACATTACCCAGTGTATTACGCAATTGGCCGTGAAGGTAAAGCGTGGACTCATCTTCCTGACAACATGTCAGAACACACTGACCTTACGCCTATCTTTGATGCAATCATCAGCGATATCCCAGCACCAACTGTTGAAGTAGATAAACCTTTCCAACTTCTCGTTACATCACTTCAATACGATACATTCCAAGGTAAATATGCCATTGGCCGTATCACACGTGGTGATGTCAAAAAAGGTTCCCCAGTTGTTCTTATTAAACGCGACGGAACTATTGTTGGTAGCAAGATTGATAAAGTCTTTGGCTACCGTGGTCTTAACCGTGAAGAAATTGATTCTGCGAGTGCAGGTGACATTGTTGCTCTTACTGGTATTGGTGATGCGCGTATCGGTGAAACAATTGCTGACAAGGAAAACCCAGAAGCACTTCCAGTTATTGACGTTGAAGCACCGACAATCTCAATGTACCTTGGTCCAAACACAAGCCCACTCAAGGGTAAAGAAGCGTCATTTAATACATCACGCCAAATTGGTGATCGTCTTAAGCGTGAGCTTGAAACAAACGTATCACTTCGCGTCGCTGAAGATGGTATTGGCTTTACAGTCAGTGGTCGTGGTGAACTTCACCTTTCTGTTCTTATCGAAGCACTTCGCCGAGAAGATTTTGAATTCGAAGTTGGTCGTCCACAGGTTGTGACGATTGAAGAAGATGGCAAAACTATGGAACCAGTTGAAGAACTACTTGTTGAAGTTGGTCCTGAATTCCTCGGTGCAGTGAGCCAAGAACTTGGTACCCGCCGCGCAGCTATGGTGAAACAAGAACAAACAAGCAGTGGCACATCACGAAGTACCTACATTCTTCCAACTCGTGCGCTTATTGGCCTTCGTAACCTCCTTCTTACTGCAACAAAGGGTACGATCATCATGAACAGTATGCCACACGGCTACCAACCACTTGGTCCGAAACTTCAGCAACTTCGAAACGGCGCACTCATCGCAACTGAAGCAGGTGCGACAACAGCATTTGCACTTGATAACTCATCAGCTCGTGGTGAACTATTCGTTGGTCCTGGAACAACTGTGTATCAAGGTATGATCGTCGGTGTTTATAACCGAAGTGGTGATCTTGATGTGAACGTTTGTCGTGGTAAGCAGCTGACAAACATGCGTACATCATCAAGTGATGGTACGATTCAGTT carries:
- a CDS encoding ABC transporter ATP-binding protein; translation: MPKRAKKGKRKLSTKQYIFAIARVAALTYKAAPLAVIMQLMGSIVTAVLPIITTYFAALTTTSLAEAYAGNQAAGGHATIYVFITAGLGILMTVWNSVEQYVSQLMRYRVEAAMSDRMYDHFLALDFWRYDDKKTADIFDRASQFARFFPYVFDRLAGVITQFITMVAGLAALLFVSWWLGVIALVAVVPGIYIQFKLSRAQVAHWNQNVETRRAKNMIEWNLLQPQYIAELRLYGIVRYLLDLRMKLRDKDEKKRIEFEQKYIFKRLGADVLEAAAEVTALLWIVGEIIARHQPIGQFLYVQQVVSRALGGASGFVSQISTIDEDLANLFDYQEFMELPIRLGGDRKLLDLPQSIELQDITFSYPHAKTDVLKGVSLTIKKGQHVAIVGENGAGKSTLIKILTGLYTPTKGRILLDGQDLESTAIDSWHKQLGVLQQEFISYGFATAKENIYFGDVTSPLDKKRLSDAMDRAEARTFLEKLPRGIESYVNTWMEDDEGNNGTDLSGGQWQRLALARNFYRDSPMIILDEPTSAIDALAESRIFKHLFEDHSRTVVTISHRLTTIEKADIIYMLQDGKLVEQGTHDELVNKQGAYYTMFESQLRNG
- the tatC gene encoding twin-arginine translocase subunit TatC, whose amino-acid sequence is MTKKRDVASSQASTLHDHIRELRNRIFFLAVIFIGTSSIAYNYKDQLIAFLLKPLGNEKLIYLNPGGGFSFIFTVTMYVGAAITIPFAVFHLYRFVAPALPKSARKHSIIVLLSSIGLLIAGAAFGYFYAIPGALNFLNTFADGYVNPSLTADSYLNFILAYTAGLGILFQLPLILLFIHWVHPLKPGGLLKFERYMVLIAFIAAALITPTPDVLNQTIMALPIILMYQAGVIAVSISVYKTNRRRKKEAELNKFAVDAIDISPMEEFFEKRARMIEEEITQQVEPIRKVPKQPTGRQSFDIAPKGIQSKIIPKRPAPAQMNIPGRDMSVRPQQRVRNVDGVYRPLSQTPIDI
- the tatA gene encoding twin-arginine translocase TatA/TatE family subunit, which translates into the protein MNLSQFADILGLGTPELIVILVIILLIFGGSQLPKLARNLGSSAKELRKGLDESKSAFNDAKKSDKPDSSDKA
- a CDS encoding TIGR02611 family protein yields the protein MQKAKSRIRRIGIGIAGGLVLIIGVIAIPYPGPGWLIVFAGLAILATEFAWAQRLLDVAKGKYDAWQAWLARQSFVVKALIWTLTAFVVIITVWLLNGYGLINNWLHLGLDWVQSPLFH
- a CDS encoding RNA-binding protein yields the protein MAQQNLFIGSLAYATTDDSLKAHFEQIGEVASARVITDRDSGRSKGFGFVEFTDEANNQKAVDQLDGKELDGRAISVGLARPKEDRPKRDFGGGNDRGGDRGGNGGGSFRQRSW
- a CDS encoding prepilin-type N-terminal cleavage/methylation domain-containing protein, translated to MEYSDTFMSFRRRISASRKLRHETLHEKRPGAGFTIVELLIVVVVIGVLAAIVIVAYNGVQQRARDANRMSDVTVINKALELYYIDYGRFPNGSGSTTINSGWSTTADASWQNLATALQPYLSKIPVDPVSAPNLSPLTNSAGYNYAYFSNTSSGVSYCGAAPNQMYILIYRFESSSQTTTLNGACPSSPLGPYGGASNYRMNKS